The DNA sequence GGCGTCCTTGCCGAGGTTGATCCAGTGCTGGAAGTAGTCACCGGCGTTGTAGCCGATGAACGGCAGCATCGCCATCGGGTCGCGGCGCACGACGCCGACCTGGCCGGTGGCGGCGGCGGTGGTCTCCGAGGAGAGGGTCGCGCCCATGAAGGTGCCGTGCACCCAGTCCCGGGACTCGGTCACCAGCGGCACGGTCGTCTTGCGGCGGCCGCCGAAGAAGATCGCCGAGATCGGCACGCCCTTGGGGTCGTAGTACTCCTCGGCGAGGATGTCGCACTGCTCGATCGGGGTGCAGTACCGGCTGTTCGGGTGGGACGAGAGCTCCTCGGAGTCCGGCGTCCAGTCCTGCTTCTTCCAGCTCGTGGCGTGGGCCGGGGTGTTCTCCAGGCCCTCCCACCACACGTCGCCGTCGTCGGTCAGCGCGACGTTGGTGAAGACCGAGTTGCCCTTGTTGATGGTCTTCATCGCGTTGGGGTTGGTGTGCTCGTTGGTGCCCGGGGCGACGCCGAAGAACCCGAACTCGGGGTTCACGGCATACAGCCGGCCGTCCTCGCCGAAGCGCATCCAGGCGATGTCGTCGCCGAGGGTCTCGACCTTCCACCCGGGGATGGTGGGGGCGAGCATCGCGAGGTTGGTCTTGCCGCAGGCGGACGGGAAGGCCGCCGCGACGTAGTAGACCTGCTGCTCGGGGGAGATCAGCTTGAGGATGAGCATGTGCTCGGCGAGCCAGCCCTCGTCGCGCGCCATGACCGAGGCGATCCGCAGCGAGTAGCACTTCTTGCCCAGCAGGGCGTTGCCGCCGTAGCCGGATCCGTAGGACCAGATCATCCGCTCCTCGGGGAACTGGACGATGTACTTCTCGTCGTTGCACGGCCACGGCACGTCGGCCTGCCCGGGCTCGAGCGGGGCGCCGAGGGAGTGCAGCGCGGGGACGTAGCGGGCGTCCTCGCCCAGCTCCTCGATGCGGCGCAGCACGTTGACGCCGCAGCGGGCCATGACCCGCATCGACACCACGACGTACTCCGAGTCGGTGATCTCGACGCCGAACATCGGGTTCTCGGCGTTGAGGTGACCCATGACGAAGGGGATGACGTACATCGTCCGGCCCTTCATGCTGCCCTTGTACAGGCCCCGCATGAGGTCCTTCATCTCCTCCGGGTCCATCCAGTTGTTGGTGGGGCCGGAGTCCTTCTCCTCGCGGGAGCAGATGAAGGTGCGGTCCTCGACCCGGGCGACGTCGATCGGGTCGGACGCGGCGTAGAAGCTGTTCGGCTTCTTGGACTCGTCCAGGCGCACGAAGGTGCCGGCCTCGACGAGCTTGTCGGTGAGGCGGGCCCACTCGGCGTCGGAGCCGGTGACCCACTCGATGGAGTCGGGGGTGGTCAGCGCGGCCACCTCGTCGACCCACGCCTGCAGCCTGGCGTGCGTCGTCCCCCCTGCGCGCTGATCGGTCTGAGTCGCCTCGGTCGTCATGTGATCGGCCGTCCCTTTCGTCCCGCAGATCCCTCGCCGCGGTTCGTGCGGTGGTGCGTCCACGCGACATCGGGTGATGTCCACATGGTGAACGCTGCTGATCCGGCCAAGGTACGCCCACGGCGGAGGGGGTCGGTACCACAGATGCACGGCAGCGCTCGTGAAAAGCCTCACAACCGCCGGGGAGTTTGGGGAGGGCTGCCCGGTTCTTGCAGACCTTGCAAGAACCGAGCCGAATTCGCCTGCGGTGCGTGCAGATTCGTCTGCCGACCCCCGCGCCGTGCCGAGGGCGGCTGGACCCCGATTTCGTGCGGGGCGAGGGACCCGGTAGTCTTTCCCGTCGTTGCTCCGCGTACGGACACCAGGATCCGCCGGGGCGACATCTGCGCCCGTAGCTCAACGGATAGAGCATCTGACTACGGATCAGAAGGTTAGGGGTTCGAATCCCTTCGGGCGCGCACTGTGTTGAGACAGTAGGACGGGCCCCGACAGGCGGAGACGCGGTCGGGGCCTTGTGCTGTCCGCCTCCAGGCCGGTCCTGGTGGGTGTGCCCCCCAGCGGTGGGTTCGCCGTCAGCGGCCCAGCTCGACAGCGACCCGTCCGGAGTCGACGGCGGCGACCAGGGCTGCGTGGTCGCGCTCGTTCTGGTCGGCGTAGGCGACGGCGAAGGCCGCGATGGCGCGGTCGAAGGAGTCGCCCGCGCCGAGGTAGGCCGCGATGGCGATGCGGTCGCCGGAGCGTGCGTGGGCCCGCGCCAGGGCGGCACCGCACGCACGCGCGTAGGCCGTCATCAGGCTCGGGGTCATCGCGTCGACGTCGGCCGAGCCCTTCCAGTCGCGCAGCTGCCGTACGTAGAAGTCGTGGTCCTTTCCGTCGAGCCCGGTGACCCGCTGCCAGCCGAGGAAGATGTCGCTCACCGCCTGCATGAGCCGCTGGCCCGCCACGACGCGCTGGCCGTGGTTGGGGTACCTGCTCCTGCCGACGAACCGCTCGAGCACCGACTCCTGCGCCTCCTTGGCCTGGAGGAACAGCGGGTCCCGGCCGTCTCGTCCGAGCAGGAGCAGGATCCACGCGCGGGTGCCGACGCTGCCGACACCGACCACCTTCCGGGCCGCGTGGACGTAGTCGAAGCTGTCGAGGAGCTCGCGGCGGTCGGTCTCCAGGGTGCGGCGGTAGGAGCGGATCAGCGCTCGCAGCTCCTCGTCGAGGTCGTGGCGCTCGGCATCCGCGGGGGCGAGCTCCTCGATGGGGACGACCAGCGGCGGGTCGGAGACGATGCGGCGCTGGCCGTCGACCTCGTGGGTGAGCTTGCTGAACGCCTGGAGGCTGTCGCGCGTCCGGGCCTTGGCCACGTTGGCCGCGGCCCTGGCGCGCTGCTTCCTGGTGGTGACGGTGGAGAGCTCCTCGAAGAGCCGGGTGATCTCGATGTGGGCGTACCAGACGTCGAGGTTGCGGGCGGCGGCCATCTGCCGCATCCGGGTGCGGTACTCGGCCACGCCGGCGGCGACGACGGCCTTGCGGTCCTGGGGGGTGAAGCCGCGGTCCCGTCCGGCGACCTCGAAGCTCGCGCCGAGTCTCTTGACGTCCCACTCCGAGGGTCCGGGCAGGGTCTCGTCGAAGTCGTTGATGTCGAACATCACCTGGCGCTCGGGTGAGGCGAACACGCCGAAGTTCGACAGGTGGGCGTCACCGCAGATCTGCGCCCGCAGACCGGACCGCGGGGTGCGGTCCAGGTCGGATGCCATGAGCAGCGCCGCGCCACGGTAGAAGGTGAACGGGGAGACCAGCATCCGGCCGTATCGCAACGGCACCAGCTCGGGGATCCGGGTCGCGTCCTGGGCCTCGAGCAGGGCGACGGGGTCCGGCCGCCC is a window from the Phycicoccus sp. M110.8 genome containing:
- a CDS encoding DUF2252 domain-containing protein, with translation MSSGDQPVTVAPGVPGRAAGRRRAGAARTPTRLTPEEREARGRAARRDAPRSSHGRWEPAAGRPDPVALLEAQDATRIPELVPLRYGRMLVSPFTFYRGAALLMASDLDRTPRSGLRAQICGDAHLSNFGVFASPERQVMFDINDFDETLPGPSEWDVKRLGASFEVAGRDRGFTPQDRKAVVAAGVAEYRTRMRQMAAARNLDVWYAHIEITRLFEELSTVTTRKQRARAAANVAKARTRDSLQAFSKLTHEVDGQRRIVSDPPLVVPIEELAPADAERHDLDEELRALIRSYRRTLETDRRELLDSFDYVHAARKVVGVGSVGTRAWILLLLGRDGRDPLFLQAKEAQESVLERFVGRSRYPNHGQRVVAGQRLMQAVSDIFLGWQRVTGLDGKDHDFYVRQLRDWKGSADVDAMTPSLMTAYARACGAALARAHARSGDRIAIAAYLGAGDSFDRAIAAFAVAYADQNERDHAALVAAVDSGRVAVELGR
- a CDS encoding phosphoenolpyruvate carboxykinase (GTP), which translates into the protein MTTEATQTDQRAGGTTHARLQAWVDEVAALTTPDSIEWVTGSDAEWARLTDKLVEAGTFVRLDESKKPNSFYAASDPIDVARVEDRTFICSREEKDSGPTNNWMDPEEMKDLMRGLYKGSMKGRTMYVIPFVMGHLNAENPMFGVEITDSEYVVVSMRVMARCGVNVLRRIEELGEDARYVPALHSLGAPLEPGQADVPWPCNDEKYIVQFPEERMIWSYGSGYGGNALLGKKCYSLRIASVMARDEGWLAEHMLILKLISPEQQVYYVAAAFPSACGKTNLAMLAPTIPGWKVETLGDDIAWMRFGEDGRLYAVNPEFGFFGVAPGTNEHTNPNAMKTINKGNSVFTNVALTDDGDVWWEGLENTPAHATSWKKQDWTPDSEELSSHPNSRYCTPIEQCDILAEEYYDPKGVPISAIFFGGRRKTTVPLVTESRDWVHGTFMGATLSSETTAAATGQVGVVRRDPMAMLPFIGYNAGDYFQHWINLGKDADAAKLPKIFYVNWFRRDDEGNFLWPGFGENSRVLKWAIERIEGKAAAVETPIGHVPTPESLDTDGLDMTDAELEQALAVDAEEWKAEIPQIEEWFAKFGETLPTQLQVELDGLKARLGL